The sequence GAGATAAATTTGGCCGCTCAAAGTTTATTACGTTATGTGTGCGAAATTTTAAGAGAATATAATTCTAGATCACATTATTTGGTAATTCAAGCAAAGGCAATATCAAACAAAACTGGTCTGAAAAGAATAACGTGCACGAATTTGGTGTTATCACTTAGagctttacaattattattatggattgTACCTTACATACAAACACATTTTTCTAGTAATTATCATTGtttcaatatacttatatttgtaacaatactacACCAAGTAAAATGATCAAAAGAAATTCATTTTGTTCTctgtactatttatttattctgcATTAAATTTTTAGGGTTTTTAGAAGAATCTCAagtaaacacaatattaaacaGAGTTAAAAATGATATGACAAAACACATTAAAGATGTACAAGACAAACTGAATGAAATTGTAAAACAGATAATCATACAGCAAATGTCAAACTGGGAAGCTAAACCTCCTATTCCATCCAAATCGTTTCAAACTATTTGCAAGTAGGAAAATTATGTCAAGgtagtaaattgtataattttaatattttgttttattttattttataggcatATATGTAAACTTCACGAGGCCATAGCAAGTATTCTGcctaaaattcaaattcaatactTGTATAGACGAATACATATAACATTCAAAGAAATTCTACAcgaatgcataaaaaaaatggacaaCACTAATAATGACGGACCTTTACGcgggtaatttaaatatttttatttatatagttttagagttattcagttataattaattagttgttaaattttaaaatgtttagaattGTGTCGTCAGAATTAATGTTTTACATTAAGTCATTAGAAAGCATAGACGCATTACCCAAAGAAGAAATGGCATTGCAGTCGATGAATGATATATGGAATGAAAATTTTTCAACGAACAACagtcattaataaaattatacagaaaaaaattgagttgaacaaatttgtacctatttttaatgagtaaacataaaaattgttttaaaaataattttatccatgtactgattaatataaaaattaccaataaaCCAATGTAATAATGGTCCaatactacatatatttttattgtattagctattttgttttgttgaattattcaaattttttttttctggtttattggtttattggtatttttataattagagtggagttatacatttatatttaacctTACaatcaattacaaaaatatgtattattttttctagtattagttactactattattccttattttatttttttggtttttcatAGTTGGGatgtttataagaatattaatcgttattgtttttcaacattgtatttcattattttagtcAGTTGGTGTCATGTTCAAAGACTGAATATGCTTGGTCAGAAAAAATATTGGCctataaaagcataatattgaAGACTTAAGATTGTATTGcctatgttattaataattttattaaaatttttctacattttccTGTTTAATATATCcttaatattcaacaaaatgaaattaatataatctcGACAATGAGTTTTTACTCATTCGAACAGAATAAGATTTGTATTGTTGAGTTCAAAAATCATAAGTGCTACGTGTTTGATATTTCTAATTTCTCTGGATTgaactaaattattttgattaagtaACTAATGGTCACAAAATAGATTGTGCTAGAGCTAAATACATAAGAAATATGTCCTTTAAAGTTAAGTCcataatcaaaaataacacCAAGATATTTAACACTTATAAACAATTACATGTGTGCTTTAAATGTTTGCAGTTACATGTATGAGCACAACACAGTtctaattatctattttacctacttgtttttttttttataacaaaataagatTCGTTTTCTTTATCAATTGTGATATTTTTTGTCCtgttattatcttttaatatgGCTATACCAGTTACAGATATTTTCTTTCCAGTATTGTTATtaacatacattaataattaagttataaccatttttaaaacaataaaaagccAATATAAAATAGCATATGTACCTTAACATTTTGCATttgagaattattattttgacagcTTAAAAATGGATTAGTACACGATTCctgaaaataattagaaaataaaatacctaaatatgctgtaaaaaatgtttaaaaaacagtGTAATTTCATTTGAATCCAATTTTTATCCAATAATACAAGTTTTACATAGTACCTAATCGTTATGTTGAATACAACTTTGtacagttacataatatataaaaaattaaataaatgtataattaattagttacttGTAATAAAGATACTGCAGTACTGGATATACATGGTTCTGGAAATGTCGTTGCTGCAGCACTAGTGTCAATTGTGTATGTAGGATATATCTGTTGATtagttttttatgttatttgtaaaatgtatatttgaaaaAGTACTTACTGTTCACTTCTATAAGATTAGGAAGAATATAATTGTGGTCATCTAAATGATACATATTAGAATTGGATGTCGGATGATAATATTACACGGAAAAAAACTACAACACAGGAGATAGATGTGTGAGACtatggttttttaaataatgttcatccataattttatatttttatatggagCAGTAAATGAGCTGTGATGGaaccaatatttatattttcttagtaGAAGAAtgtggaattttttttatatttacctataaagatttttttgataacaattgatttttaaaaaatgtaaatatgtttCCACATTGACAATTACAATTACATTAGTTAaccatttcataaaaaatattcacaaacatgaaaaaacaaaaaataatttacttacataataaagaatttaaaaacttataaaaactaGAGACTGTTTTATCTTGGCAATGACAAACACTAGTTGATCAAAGCGCAAGGTAAACCTCCAAAAGAGTACTGAACCAAGAACCAATAAAACTAACTATATTCTatagtatctataaaatatataatatctgtcTATAACTATCTACTGTTGTAGTATATGGTTGTCAgggtttttaatgcattttatctTTATTGCATTTCATTTTAGATGAGCTGTTGATTAGTAAAAGTAAGTCACTAGGTAGTCTAAGAAGGTTGAGGACCCCTGttcaatagtatattaatagtatatggTTGTTAGATTttcaatgcattttatattttatcaataggtATTACTTTATCTTAATTGGATTTAACTTCATGGTTAGTTAAGCTATTGAttagttatttttgaaatagaGAATCAAAAGCCTAAAGGTGGACTGTGGAGTTGTGTTAAAATatcatacctaattatttaaacataaaaatatgaatatttaaaatacacaagtaatatgaaaaaaaaataattagcatgggcgattaatatttatttatatataaattttattaatattcattcacagattaaattattgattctaaagcatttttttttatcatatagttaaaaatgcCTCCATGTTTATGATATAGTATATCCACTTCAGTGTCAAAACGCAAAATGGCATTGAATGTGACACCTCAACACCTGTGTtggtctaaaaaaataaaataaataaataagctacAAAATAAATTCccaaaaacattgtttttatttattatttactttcacTTGGATTTCTTGCAATGGTTTTCAGTTTTGTGGAATATCTATGTCATATATTTCATGACCAGTAAGTTTTAATGTTTCAGCATTTTCTCCGGAACGGAATTGCAATGGAATTATTCCCATACCAACCAAGTTGGAACGATGAATACGTCCGTAAGATTCAGCAATCACAGCTTTAATTCcctatagacaatttaaattaaagagaaaattatataaatatattaccagTAAAAACGGTCCTTTTGCTGCCCAGTCTCTTGATGAACCTGATCCATTATCTTTGCCAACAATAGCAATGAGCGGTCTTCCCTCTTTAGCATAAATTTGAGCTGCATCAAAGAcattcaactaaaaatatacaaataataattaggtagttCAACAAAAAAGTATTAGATTAAGAATATGTATAACCTCTTGTCCACTAGGAATGTGCAATGTTTTTGGTCCAGTGTTCTTCACCAACTTATTTACTAATCGTATGTTAGCAAACGTTCCTCTAGTCATAATATCATCATTTCCACGTCTTGAGCCATACGAGTTAAAGTCTTTAGGAgtgatactaaaaataattggaattttagtttttaacatatataattattgaaattaataaaatgcttaAGCTCACTTTCTCGAAGCTAAATAACGAGCTGCAGAACTATTTCTTGCAATACTACCAACTGGACTAATGTGATCAGTTGTTACAGAATCACCAAGAAACAATAATACATGGGCCCCTTTCACTGATTGAACACCAGGTAATgtctaaacaataaatatttgtgttgaAACTATGAGAACTAttcatactatttattatgttatggtTTATACCTTTGTCATGCCATTGAAAAACGGAgggttttttatgtaaatagatGATACATCCCATGGGTATATTTGGCCGTCTGGGGCTTGTAAACATTGCCAAGCATTAGAACCATTTTCAATGCAAGCATAGACATCTTGGAACATTGCAGGAATTACACTTTGTTTTTCAACAGCTTGGATCAATGCTCTAGATGgccaaatatttatcaaaaatactgGTTTACCATTTCTATCattacctaaaaatatataaataataatacattaaattaattctattttaataaaaatgtgtacctactaaattcaataaaaaaaaatatatatattttttaaatcggaCCACTGGTAGTACTCGAAAAATGTTTCTCTTTTAACAGTTTaagtagataaatatatttgatggaCAATTTTAAGGAGCGTTTAAAAAtgggatattttaaaattgtatgtgatTTTAACTCTGTCATACTAACGTAATAATGTTCTTCAGTGCCATAGTCAGGGGGTTCCTACGAGCTTAAGCTCCCCCCAGAAATGTCAggctacaataattttattaatttttttgaaaatacaattttatatgtttgatGCCGTGATTACCCGCTGCCCCGAATACGGAAAATAgctaaaaaaactcattaattGTTTGTGAATTGTGGTGATAAAGCAACGCCATTCTATCACACCTACTTGATCTTGatttggtaatatattaatatgtataattatatgaattatattgtcAGAAATATAATGCAAACTTAATTTGTAGTTATAATTGGCCATCAAAAATTAAGCCCCCCACCGAAAAAAAATTCTGACTACGGCActttatgacaaaaaaaaagttttaataaaaaaacacatacattCCAAGTACAATAAGTTgccaatattcaaaatattctacTCCAACAGCCTTAATAGGTGATTGTTTAAGGAGCTTGAAtgcttataatgtttaatttatataattatatgaaaggGAGAGTTAGAGAATTCGAGAAATATGCAATTTCCCCATAATTTATCTTTCGGGGCATCTAGTCgatgagaataaaaaaataaggggTACTTTAAATAACAACAACCACGTAAGTTGTCAAGTGTCCCAACAATCAGATATAGAGGTTgcgttttatatgaaaaaatttttAACGCTCACCTATAGGTTCAGTTTCAAAGTCGATGTCCATGCGTCCAACAATCGCGTATGCAATGACCAACAGCGTTGAAGCTAAATATAGTTGGAGCTCCATTTCAACAGCATGTACATTTgcgattttttgaattttgttatatacattattttgcggataatttgcgtgattttgcggactaattttcaattttggcggacaaatagttttttagaaaatcaaaaacaactacaaaaatttaaaaaaccacttattttattttttaatataccataattttgcggataattttcgtattactttttaatttctgcgaacgaatagttttttagcaaatcaaaaaaaactgcaaaaatttaaaaaacaacttactttattttttaatgtaccaTAATTTTGCAGATAATTTGCGTAAATAAACTGAGAAACTAAGCAGGTTTTAAtagtcaaaataataacatgtttaaaaaagattaataaaaaataaagtacctaatgagttttttttaaattttgagaaaaaattgtttgatttgtaaaaattataattttaataaggtatacctattataatatgaaaaatttttgTCAAGTGAATTTGAAAAGTCcgcaaaattgtaaaattttattagCAAATCAaccattttatttgattttctaaAAAACTATTCGTCCGCAGAAATTAAAAAGTAGTACATACATTTACgcaaattatccgcaaaattatggtatattaaaaaataaaataagtggtTTTTTTCATTTCACCAGCATGTCAAcagttttttttgatttgctaaAAAACCACTTGTCcgcaaaaattgaaaactagtccgcaaaatcacgcaaattatccgcaaaataatgtataaaacaaaattcaaaaagtcGCAAATGTACATGCTGTTGTAATGGAGCTCAACTGATCCATgtcttaatgtatatttttgattattgaatTCGAATTCACAACTGGCATTCAATTTGTCTGGACTAATgttaaatcctttaaatccaatctaaaaataatataatttgtgttactataactaaaaagtataaaatgcaatgaaaaataaatttaaaaacattttttttttacaaatatttactttaatattttgtttaaaataatttgtattccctacaaattaaaatgatacTAAGTACAACATACTtttaatacctaaattatataatttagaatacctattgtaattttgtataaatagcatattattacataataccattaattttatattttatttattataatattaatacaaaaaggCGCgggtaaataacaaaattaaaataaagtttcttataataatgattgttattttttaatatacaaaatagtacCTAATTTCTACACCACATTacgtaactatttaaataacagtttttaataatttaaagtatactaGCTAAAGTACACATCGCTGCCAGgattacagtaaaaaataagattgttgaataattaaaaaatctatatattgttatacataataatgtgccATTAATGATTAGGAAAACTAAAATAGAaagtaattaaatttcttaagttttaataacatttttagatatattcaaacattttcatGTAGGTAAACTGCAAATATTTCATCC is a genomic window of Rhopalosiphum padi isolate XX-2018 chromosome 4, ASM2088224v1, whole genome shotgun sequence containing:
- the LOC132930781 gene encoding cytoplasmic aconitate hydratase-like: MELQLYLASTLLVIAYAIVGRMDIDFETEPIGNDRNGKPVFLINIWPSRALIQAVEKQSVIPAMFQDVYACIENGSNAWQCLQAPDGQIYPWDVSSIYIKNPPFFNGMTKTLPGVQSVKGAHVLLFLGDSVTTDHISPVGSIARNSSAARYLASRNITPKDFNSYGSRRGNDDIMTRGTFANIRLVNKLVKNTGPKTLHIPSGQELNVFDAAQIYAKEGRPLIAIVGKDNGSGSSRDWAAKGPFLLGIKAVIAESYGRIHRSNLVGMGIIPLQFRSGENAETLKLTGHEIYDIDIPQN